A single genomic interval of Deltaproteobacteria bacterium harbors:
- the truD gene encoding tRNA pseudouridine(13) synthase TruD has product MRIKQRPEDFDVSESYRFDPDPRGHYRVYLMDKQKLSTLDAIERLREKFKLKRDAFSICGLKDKQGRTKQLIAVEDADIQMQAPDLRLKFLGRTAAPLSAENITSNRFSVTVRDLTPEDLDELPGSVAEVNRVGVVNYFDSQRFGHLKHGQGLIARELIRGRFERALQGHFGTPSELDHTDDGKVKKFWAEHWGQWTARPPWKDAAQRYRPIVQHLEENPTDFAGAFMKIDARMRTMILYTYQSFLWNEGVRRLLMGLVPREMLVAIPYQAGTVLFPRDLPPEVQRRLRKMSFPLLGPDTVIRDPDIKSAVDWVLGREHLTIPELKIPGLPQIFFKHEERQLLIYPGKLIIGKPADDEHNEKKTRVNVAFTLPPGAYATLVVKRLFWFDLEKGRKERLDAEREAKTRAVREASIAERKANPPPGFRAQQAEKKRLKKERQQAAKRPGKR; this is encoded by the coding sequence GTGCGCATCAAGCAGCGTCCCGAAGACTTCGACGTCAGCGAGTCCTACCGGTTCGACCCCGACCCGCGCGGGCACTACCGCGTCTACTTGATGGACAAGCAGAAGCTGTCCACGCTCGACGCCATCGAGCGGCTGCGCGAGAAGTTCAAGCTCAAGCGCGACGCGTTCAGCATCTGTGGCCTCAAGGACAAGCAGGGCCGCACCAAGCAGCTCATCGCCGTCGAGGACGCCGACATCCAGATGCAGGCGCCGGATCTGCGCCTCAAGTTCCTGGGCCGCACCGCCGCGCCGCTCTCGGCCGAGAACATCACCAGCAACCGCTTCAGCGTCACCGTTCGCGATCTCACGCCCGAGGACCTCGACGAGCTGCCCGGCTCGGTCGCCGAGGTGAACCGCGTGGGCGTGGTGAACTACTTCGACAGCCAGCGCTTCGGGCACCTCAAGCACGGTCAGGGGCTCATCGCGCGCGAGCTCATTCGCGGGCGCTTCGAGCGCGCGCTTCAGGGCCACTTCGGCACGCCGAGCGAGCTCGATCACACCGACGACGGCAAGGTGAAGAAGTTCTGGGCGGAGCACTGGGGCCAGTGGACGGCGAGGCCGCCGTGGAAGGACGCGGCCCAGCGCTATCGGCCGATCGTGCAGCACCTCGAGGAGAACCCGACCGACTTCGCCGGCGCGTTCATGAAGATCGACGCGCGCATGCGCACGATGATTCTGTACACGTACCAGTCCTTCCTCTGGAACGAGGGTGTGCGCCGCTTGCTCATGGGCCTGGTGCCGCGCGAGATGCTGGTCGCGATTCCGTATCAAGCGGGCACGGTGCTCTTCCCGCGCGACCTTCCGCCCGAGGTGCAGCGCCGGCTGCGCAAGATGAGCTTCCCGCTCCTCGGCCCGGACACGGTGATCCGCGATCCCGACATCAAGAGCGCGGTGGATTGGGTGCTCGGCCGCGAGCACCTCACCATCCCCGAGCTCAAGATTCCGGGCCTGCCGCAGATCTTCTTCAAGCACGAGGAGCGGCAGCTGCTCATCTATCCGGGCAAGTTGATCATCGGTAAGCCCGCGGACGACGAGCACAACGAGAAGAAGACCCGCGTGAACGTGGCCTTCACCCTGCCGCCGGGCGCGTACGCGACGCTGGTGGTGAAGCGGCTCTTCTGGTTCGACCTGGAGAAGGGCCGGAAGGAGCGGCTCGACGCCGAGCGTGAGGCCAAGACGCGCGCGGTCCGTGAAGCGTCGATCGCCGAGCGCAAAGCGAACCCGCCGCCGGGCTTTCGCGCGCAGCAGGCCGAGAAGAAGCGGCTCAAGAAGGAGCGGCAGCAGGCCGCGAAGCGCCCCGGGAAGCGATGA
- a CDS encoding glycosyltransferase family 39 protein: MTDRRARFEALGLAGATFALALVIRGLYLLSVRHAVFFEHLQTEPARYDAWAHAILRGRAAFRPPLDEAPGFPYFVATIFRVVGHSVLAVTVVQALLDAIACALLALVARRLGGLRAGIATGALAALYATTTYFCGQLEPATLALFAIALALWATPIEGASRVRWMLAGLAWAAAILIRSELVLALPFVLAHAVLVGGRRALATATVAPAVLLAISLGVNWASCGRPVLLTTGAGENLWIGNNPLADGVSPFLHGDQLAVTRAVERTAHDAVEADTLFRAQARFGDFLRLAPRKLAWTLNAKELPNAADIDWERSQSWLLRLPLPGFGLLLPFALVGALTLRRDRRALILLGPIAVALAVCVAFFTNARFRLELVPALLVLAGVGIAGAFEGRERIAKVAVLALGLLLAWNDFDGVRGYRIPELDMDTAALQVVGGDVEGAIARLRAAIGARPEDPSGWAQLAGTLANAGRVPEAQQVWSDALQRRSSDPYLQAAAAQFARRYATLRPQ; encoded by the coding sequence ATGACGGATCGGCGTGCGCGCTTCGAGGCGCTGGGGCTCGCGGGCGCGACGTTCGCGCTCGCGTTGGTGATTCGCGGGCTGTACCTGCTCTCGGTCCGGCACGCGGTCTTCTTCGAGCACCTGCAGACCGAGCCCGCGCGCTACGACGCCTGGGCGCACGCCATCCTGCGCGGTCGCGCGGCGTTTCGACCGCCCCTCGACGAGGCGCCGGGCTTTCCGTACTTCGTCGCGACGATCTTTCGCGTCGTCGGCCATAGCGTGCTCGCGGTGACCGTGGTGCAAGCTCTGCTCGACGCGATCGCGTGCGCGCTACTGGCGCTGGTGGCGCGGCGGCTGGGCGGGCTGCGCGCGGGGATCGCGACCGGCGCGCTCGCCGCGCTCTACGCCACGACCACCTACTTCTGCGGACAGCTCGAGCCAGCCACGCTGGCGCTGTTTGCGATCGCGCTCGCGCTCTGGGCCACGCCGATCGAGGGCGCGTCGCGCGTGCGGTGGATGCTCGCGGGGCTCGCGTGGGCCGCGGCGATCTTGATTCGCTCGGAGCTCGTGCTGGCGCTGCCGTTCGTGCTCGCACATGCGGTGCTCGTCGGCGGGCGACGCGCGCTGGCCACGGCGACCGTCGCGCCGGCGGTGCTGCTCGCGATTTCGCTTGGAGTGAATTGGGCCTCGTGCGGACGGCCGGTGCTGCTCACCACGGGCGCCGGAGAAAATTTGTGGATCGGCAACAATCCACTCGCTGACGGCGTGAGTCCTTTTCTCCACGGCGATCAGCTCGCGGTCACGCGCGCCGTGGAGCGCACGGCGCACGACGCCGTCGAGGCCGATACGCTTTTCCGCGCGCAGGCCCGGTTCGGTGACTTCTTGCGGCTCGCACCGCGAAAGCTCGCCTGGACGCTCAACGCAAAGGAGCTTCCCAACGCGGCCGATATCGACTGGGAGCGCAGCCAGAGCTGGCTCTTGCGACTCCCGCTGCCGGGCTTCGGCCTGTTGCTGCCATTCGCGCTCGTGGGTGCGCTCACGTTGCGGCGAGATCGACGCGCGCTGATCTTGCTCGGGCCGATCGCGGTCGCGCTGGCTGTCTGCGTGGCGTTCTTCACCAACGCGCGCTTCCGTCTGGAGCTCGTGCCTGCGCTGCTGGTGCTCGCGGGTGTGGGCATCGCGGGTGCATTCGAGGGCCGCGAGCGGATCGCGAAGGTGGCCGTCCTCGCGCTCGGCTTGCTCCTCGCGTGGAACGACTTCGACGGCGTGCGCGGCTACCGCATCCCCGAGCTGGACATGGACACCGCGGCGCTTCAGGTGGTCGGCGGCGATGTCGAAGGCGCGATCGCGCGGCTGCGTGCGGCGATCGGGGCGCGTCCCGAAGACCCCTCGGGCTGGGCCCAGCTCGCCGGCACGCTCGCGAACGCGGGCCGCGTCCCTGAGGCGCAACAGGTCTGGAGCGACGCGTTACAACGCCGGTCCAGCGACCCCTATTTGCAAGCCGCGGCTGCACAATTCGCTCGACGTTACGCGACCCTTCGCCCGCAGTGA